One Kazachstania africana CBS 2517 chromosome 5, complete genome DNA window includes the following coding sequences:
- the RAD9 gene encoding chromatin-binding protein RAD9 (similar to Saccharomyces cerevisiae RAD9 (YDR217C); ancestral locus Anc_8.426) → MPDALDQSPGEATDLVIQQTPKAEQVTRRNAVHNSIKGGGLQGNSKKTNPVKFMSTEDIFQQSLKDHAVDIQSDSAISDNIQEMYNRRTPDLNKIANFFKNNKSPGKQNLMTKFQNADIEDTPPNERIQGLPHKLAESENEPDNSRHSQEDEPAMEDNASNTSFQYDTILDNNNIDETFVSRELNASARADIMRSNASSSEKIGQKASEYSYKGHSNGLFQESPEVLLSTTSVVRTGNLDAKNLGNYRDVPGGESKKEDIDSSFEENKELSTEMNKETNFRKVSVHRSINDPPNFLGARDYEGDLSHGSNETPFDYSFVNNTTDGSITTKWIFRPEDDLTGIGSNKSTQVINSSKTQEIQHSSNDMDSTQPILSIPAHESLEERVKTEQVTQSVNLMNTQPLLNQSMNKEILNSQIITSPEYRQVKNDPKLFLTEKPLNSTAIVDEKETSPASQTLPDILFNKDTSSPTPAGRTYDSGNRVYLQVSGKPKLHPISDSSNEMTDENDSAIASDIDATQELPDVDMEADDSQKIVINKRLTKRTFGTLQLSDNEEEGTNNIVKKEPENGADQPKFPNEIRYTDEDYISKNEIIFEDAIWCQYNLDLKYYPALLLSILEKDRSTCRVLFETGESNSKVDDIYNLDIKVGDVVSLSGYDYEVIALECQTHEPFIIRCIRGYDTVHLRKKNANGTLQKKVFIKPLSSICLEPSEWIKRSHIILDEENQFNKKRANEYLRQPIRGRKTTYQSPQKKLYEENENGLTNTHYARNTIDDQALKKEGEDEAADLALSHMQERTKTPSKLLAEPSGSITLKNSSSPKPIIPTTEKREVFAKCLFVLTTVSENKNKLSEMIKSLGGDVIEEDLSSLFETNCELIHHFQKLNIYSLKLAFMGDKDYSTYNFACVISKKYSRSVKYIEALALGWPTLHWKFIEDCYTKNKFLSDSIYQYLLPSGESIRLGSDGKKKTAVLKSNNIFNFYRNLLNGYKLSSQLNCVTTSLVGYFVVLCGSSSLDNFLKFCFASLGVGKICQISNLDELIKDSNVIEKLLRLCEQTQNKLLIYLNYEESNNLRRCREVKEELLSSFPPTRVSFEVESKEWLIQSIISESSGFD, encoded by the coding sequence ATGCCTGATGCTTTAGATCAGTCGCCAGGAGAGGCGACGGATTTGGTCATTCAGCAGACTCCAAAGGCTGAGCAAGTAACAAGACGGAATGCTGTACACAATTCTATTAAGGGTGGTGGACTACAGGGAAACAGCAAGAAGACTAATCCAGTTAAGTTTATGAGTacagaagatatttttcaacagaGCTTAAAGGATCATGCTGTTGATATACAATCTGATTCGGCCATAAGCgataatattcaagaaatgtACAATAGGAGGACCCCAGATTTAAATAAGATAGccaatttctttaaaaataataaatctCCAGgtaaacaaaatttgatgactaaattccaaaatgctgatattgaagatacACCTCCAAATGAAAGAATACAGGGATTGCCTCATAAGCTGGCAGAGTCAGAAAATGAACCTGATAACTCTCGCCATTCTCAGGAGGATGAGCCTGCAATGGAGGACAATGCAAGTAACACATCTTTCCAATATGATACAATTTTGGATAATAACAACATTGACGAAACGTTTGTATCGAGAGAATTGAATGCTTCTGCCAGGGCGGATATCATGCGGTCGAATGCGTCATCTTCAGAGAAAATCGGTCAAAAAGCTTCAGAATATTCATATAAAGGTCATAGCAATGGCTTATTTCAAGAGAGCCCCGAGGTCTTGCTATCAACTACATCAGTAGTGAGAACAGGTAACCTAGATGCTAAAAATCTAGGTAATTATAGGGACGTTCCAGGCGGGGAATCTAAGAAGGAGGATATTGATAGTAGTttcgaagaaaataagGAGCTTAGTACCGAGATGAacaaagaaacaaatttcCGAAAGGTCAGTGTTCATAGATCTATTAACGACCCACCAAACTTTTTAGGTGCAAGAGATTATGAAGGGGATTTATCTCATGGAAGCAATGAGACACCTTTTGATTACTCATTTGTCAATAATACTACGGATGGAAGTATAACTACCAAGTGGATTTTTCGGCctgaagatgatttgaCAGGAATAGGAAGTAATAAATCTACCCAGGTAATAAATTCGTCCAAGACACAAGAAATACAACATTCTTCAAACGACATGGACTCAACCCAACCAATTCTTAGCATACCCGCACATGAATCTTTAGAAGAGAGAGTAAAAACTGAACAAGTTACTCAATCTGTCAATTTAATGAACACACAACCACTTTTGAATCAAAGTATGAATaaggaaattttgaactCTCAAATAATAACGTCTCCTGAATATCGACAAGTCAAAAACGATCCGAAGTTGTTCTTAACTGAAAAGCCTTTAAATAGTACCGCAATTGtagatgaaaaagaaacctCCCCGGCTTCACAAACTCTGCCTGACATCTTATTCAATAAGGACACATCTTCTCCAACCCCTGCAGGTCGAACCTATGATTCTGGCAATCGTGTTTATCTGCAAGTTTCTGGTAAACCTAAATTGCATCCGATAAGTGATTCTTCCAACGAAATGAccgatgaaaatgattcaGCAATAGCGAGCGACATTGATGCAACACAGGAGCTGCCAGATGTAGATATGGAGGCCGACGACTCACAAAAGATTGTAATTAATAAACGGCTCACGAAAAGAACTTTTGGTACTCTTCAACTTAGTGATAACGAAGAAGAGGGAACAAACAATATTGTAAAAAAGGAGCCAGAAAATGGTGCAGACCAGCCAAAGTTTCCCAATGAAATAAGATATACAGATGAAGATTACATCtccaaaaatgaaattatttttgaagacgCGATATGGTGTCAATACAATCTGGATTTAAAGTACTATCCTGCATTACTATTATCTATTTTAGAAAAAGATCGAAGTACGTGCCGTGTCTTATTTGAAACAGGCGagtcaaattcaaaagtcGATGATATATACAATTTGGATATTAAAGTCGGCGATGTTGTTAGCCTCAGTGGATACGATTATGAAGTTATTGCACTTGAATGTCAAACGCACGAACCTTTCATTATAAGGTGTATAAGAGGATATGATACAGTGcatttaagaaagaaaaatgccAATGGTACATTGCAAAAGAAAGTTTTCATAAAACCATTATCTAGTATTTGTTTGGAACCATCAGAATGGATAAAACGTTCTCACATTATTTTAGATGAAGAGAATCAATTCAATAAGAAAAGAGCAAACGAATACTTGAGACAACCAAttagaggaagaaaaacCACTTATCAATCTCCACAAAAGAAGCTTTATGaagagaatgaaaatggtttGACCAACACGCACTACGCTAGGAATACCATAGATGACCAAGCGCTTAAGAAGGAGGGGGAGGACGAAGCTGCAGATCTTGCTTTGTCACATATGcaagaaagaacaaaaacgccttcaaaattattggcAGAACCTTCTGGCTCTATAACGCTGAAAAACAGTAGTTCTCCCAAACCCATTATCCCTACTACCGAGAAACGTGAAGTCTTTGCTAAATGCCTGTTTGTTTTAACTACTGTGtcagaaaataaaaataaattaagtGAGATGATAAAATCTCTTGGTGGCGATGTGATAGAGGAAGACCTGAGTAGTCTTTTTGAGACAAACTGCGAGCTTATACATCATTTTCAGAAGTTGAATATCTACTCACTGAAATTGGCCTTCATGGGTGATAAAGACTATTCAACTTATAACTTTGCCTGCGTCATCAGCAAAAAGTACTCTAGGAGCGTTAAGTATATAGAGGCATTAGCCTTGGGTTGGCCAACATTACATTGGAAATTCATCGAGGATTGCTAcactaaaaataaatttctttctgATTCAATTTACCAGTATCTTTTACCTTCAGGTGAAAGCATTAGACTTGGTTCGGatggaaaaaagaaaactgcGGTACTAAAGTCAAATAATATCTTCAACTTTTATAGAAACTTATTAAATGGGTACAAGTTGAGCTCACAGTTGAATTGTGTAACAACATCTCTAGTTGGgtattttgttgttttgtGTGGTTCGTCATCTttagataattttttgaagttttgTTTCGCATCTTTAGGAGTGGGAAAGATTTGTCAAATATCGAACTTAGACGAGCTTATAAAAGACTCAAATGTTATAGAAAAACTACTCAGACTTTGTGAACAGACTCAGAATAAGCTATTAATCTATTTAAATTATGAGGAGTCAAATAATCTTAGACGCTGCAGGGAAGTAAAGGAGgaattattatcatcatttcCACCAACTAGAGTTTCTTTCGAAGTTGAATCGAAAGAATGGTTAATACAATCCATCATCAGTGAGTCTTCTGGTTTTGACTAG
- the KAFR0E02610 gene encoding uncharacterized protein (similar to Saccharomyces cerevisiae CRF1 (YDR223W) and IFH1 (YLR223C); ancestral locus Anc_8.434) — protein MSMLVESAVDTLPERSDSEETEDELINRTVKKPRRKYNRKRAKNGVNSFNLHFAHNGSGNYSCPKLMEWQIIKSKPYHIINGITTNSINEEPVSYGKEFMEPNNVDSFRSNSIESDTLFREFVNFEDGGLKTEKRQSFLKKEKIRSRQRSKERLTKKAYYSGYYYDGEEDDEDPNQIITFSRRDNDVFQNFHADESEELPDQLTIINSGNNDDCLVSNDALSDEYEVTTEIHMNLEEYRMNWGDIEVEDYDEINHGNFASIGISWV, from the coding sequence ATGAGTATGCTAGTGGAAAGTGCGGTCGACACGTTGCCGGAGAGAAGTGATTCTGAGGAAACGGAGGACGAACTTATCAATAGGACTGTGAAGAAACCAAGGAGGAAGTACAATCGGAAAAGAGCCAAAAATGGGGTCAACAGTTTTAATTTACATTTTGCACATAATGGGAGTGGAAATTATAGTTGTCCGAAGTTGATGGAATGGCAGATAATCAAGAGTAAACCTTACCATATAATTAATGGGATCACTACGAATTCGATTAATGAGGAGCCCGTTAGTTATGGTAAGGAATTTATGGAACCCAACAATGTTGATAGTTTTAGAAGCAATAGTATAGAGTCTGATACGTTGTTTAGGGAGTTTgtgaattttgaagatggtGGTTTGAAGACAGAGAAAAGACAAtcatttttaaagaaagagaagataCGGTCCAGACAAAGAAGTAAAGAGAGATTAACGAAAAAAGCTTATTATAGTGGATATTACTACGatggagaagaagatgatgaggatcccaatcaaattattacttTTAGTAGGCGAGATAATGAtgttttccaaaattttcatgcCGATGAATCGGAAGAATTACCTGATCAACTAACGATTATTAATAGTggtaataatgatgattgTTTAGTGAGTAATGATGCATTGAGTGATGAGTATGAGGTGACTACAGAAATTCACATGAATCTTGAAGAGTATAGAATGAATTGGGGAGATATTGAAGTGGAAGattatgatgaaattaatcaTGGGAATTTTGCCAGTATTGGTATATCGTGGGTATGA
- the GTB1 gene encoding Gtb1p (similar to Saccharomyces cerevisiae GTB1 (YDR221W); ancestral locus Anc_8.431) translates to MKAITLLLTASSVSTLGLVEATLPKVRGVPPSKQHLYEPSSNGTWKCLNSQDIVLNYSQINDGICDCPDGSDEPGTAACVDTLESQLFYCENEGFIPRFIRGTFVDDGICDCCDCSDESNLHGNTCGTLREVFEDIVQTELKKFEEGKVELIQLMKTYGIDISDKENDELVSKRNRDVEMAVLKDDIDHLKREQLRNEMILDQERENLLNRLQMENPILYQFENIDMTLILNTLKEYYHKIAKISDAYTDLTEVLIALSKTYTRSLNDKVVNENVKIFEQKFYSRELEKIAANGKVDLEQLDQLIVYFTDELPNIFWERKFDKPAEYVQNKVKFVYALIDGKVVYTETLKNLINIFSKNMEDISENYNVNFQDSGVISAVNAYREYSSKYDATLKRAALELPSNFVQEMEKLVNLVESHAETLIPEKTEEEVGQFNKILGYVNKFGSTKLESLREQTNAHRMEVENLQKQIDSKMNKYDQLLNASKEENIGGTSQEDMIPLEQINELLEKMGDSFKIGQLLDNYRYEISLNTQDNNGDIYQREDRTNGNSVKIGHLKSVSFDKRYNLHKFIDDVRLKYSGDNIIQHLTSDEATLGDHSYLFGNLQDINNGLVFEYVNGDKCWNGPYRSAKVSIKCAKDFEIFNVHEITKCNYLIDAAGPIGCNVNFKYMPHETR, encoded by the coding sequence ATGAAGGCTATCACATTGCTGCTTACTGCATCCTCGGTGTCTACTTTAGGGCTTGTGGAAGCTACCTTACCAAAAGTAAGAGGCGTCCCACCAAGTAAGCAACATTTGTATGAGCCAAGCTCCAATGGAACGTGGAAATGCTTGAATAGTCAAGATATAGTTCTCAATTATAGTCAGATCAATGATGGCATATGTGACTGTCCTGATGGTTCAGATGAACCAGGTACTGCCGCATGTGTAGATACCTTAGAGTCACAATTATTTTACTGTGAAAATGAAGGTTTCATTCCTCGATTTATTCGAGGTACATTTGTAGATGATGGAATATGTGACTGTTGCGATTGCTCTGATGAAAGTAATTTACATGGTAATACCTGTGGAACCCTTCGTGAGGTCTTTGAAGACATCGTACAAACagaattaaagaaatttgaagaaggaaaagtaGAATTAATTCAATTAATGAAAACCTATGGTATTGACATTtctgataaagaaaatgatgaattggTAAGCAAAAGAAACCGTGATGTTGAAATGGCAGTCTTGAAAGATGATATTGACCATTTAAAACGTGAACAACTCAGAAATGAGATGATTTTAGATCAAGAAAGGGAAAATCTTCTAAATAGGTTGCAAATGGAAAATCCAATactttatcaatttgaaaatattgatatgacattaattttaaatacGTTGAAAGAATACTACCACAAAATTGCGAAAATCAGTGATGCGTACACTGATTTGACAGAAGTATTAATTGCGTTATCTAAAACTTATACTAGAAGTCTAAATGATAAAGTTGTGAATGAGAAcgtcaaaatttttgaacaaaaattctattctcgtgaattagaaaagatTGCAGCAAATGGTAAAGTTGATCTGGAGCAATTAGATCAATTGATAGTTTATTTTACTGATGAGTTACCTAATATATTTTGGGAGCGTAAATTTGACAAGCCAGCTGAATATGTCCAAAATAAGGTAAAATTTGTTTACGCATTAATTGATGGTAAAGTAGTTTATACGGAGACTCTGAAGAATCTgattaatatattttccaaGAATATGGAAGATATCAGTGAAAATTATAATGTGAATTTCCAAGACAGTGGTGTTATTTCCGCCGTCAATGCTTACAGAGaatattcatcaaaatatgaCGCCACATTGAAAAGGGCAGCACTAGAGTTACCATCCAATTTCGTACAAGAGATGGAGAAATTGGTGAATTTGGTTGAGTCTCATGCGGAAACCTTAATCCCTGAAAAGACAGAAGAGGAAGTAGGTCAATTCAATAAGATTCTTGGTTACGtcaataaatttggatCAACAAAGTTAGAATCATTGAGGGAACAGACCAACGCTCACAGGATGGAGGTAGAAAACTTACAAAAGCAGattgattcaaaaatgaataaatatgatCAATTATTGAATGCTTCAAAAGAGGAAAACATCGGTGGAACTTCACAAGAGGATATGATTCCCTTAGAacaaattaatgaattattggaaaagatgggtgattcattcaaaattggaCAATTATTGGATAATTACAGatatgaaatttcattgaatacCCAAGACAATAATGGTGACATATATCAGAGAGAAGATAGGACGAATGGAAACAGTGTCAAGATTGGTCATTTGAAAAGTGTATCGTTTGACAAAAGATACAATCTGCATAAATTTATAGACGACGTAAGGTTAAAATATTCTGGAGACAACATTATTCAGCATTTAACCAGTGATGAAGCCACACTTGGTGACCACAGTTACTTATTTGGTAACTTACAAGATATCAATAATGGCCTTGTTTTCGAATATGTTAATGGAGATAAATGCTGGAATGGACCATACAGAAGTGCAAAAGTGTCTATTAAATGTgcaaaagattttgaaatttttaacgTGCatgaaattacaaaatgcAACTATTTAATCGATGCCGCTGGTCCTATCGGCTGTAAtgtcaatttcaaatacaTGCCTCATGAAACACGTTAA
- the KAFR0E02580 gene encoding uncharacterized protein produces the protein MSTCKNSQTKNEACNCIQCTCNYLAEELTKLLIQGCACNCGSFEGLASEEGCCSHSRYNQSSEKVLNLKHSEDCKCQETGRTCTKCHCPDSRFKDGNTESCKIPVTEIKKGGCSNCDCSQININNNYHSNYDNRNGKHVDCNGSQCECDTRTTSRCICCSNPKTKKCGCTGCKCFDCRCVHCFKGQCHCFDCKCSDCKCSDCKCSDCGCVHCFNSQSRCSDCKCSHCKCSDCKCSDCKSSHCSNNQCHCPDCKYTHHYNTHCRCVVCRCSHCECSSCICNEEKRPIPRFRPTNCRCSNFSCTNYE, from the coding sequence ATGTCAACCTGCAAGAATTctcaaacaaaaaatgaagcATGCAATTGTATCCAATGCACATGTAACTATCTCGCTGAAGAACTTACCAAGCTACTAATTCAAGGTTGTGCTTGTAATTGTGGTTCTTTTGAAGGACTTGCATCGGAAGAAGGATGTTGTTCGCATTCAAGATACAATCAATCCTCTGAAAAGGTTCTGAACTTGAAACACTCTGAAGACTGCAAGTGTCAAGAGACAGGGCGTACATGCACTAAATGTCATTGCCCTGACAGTAGATTCAAGGATGGTAACACTGAAAGTTGTAAGATACCCGTTactgaaattaaaaaaggTGGATGCTCAAATTGTGATTGTTCTCAaattaatatcaataacaACTACCATTCAAATTATGACAATAGAAATGGCAAACACGTGGACTGTAACGGTTCACAATGTGAATGTGACACTAGGACCACTTCCAGATGTATTTGTTGCAGTAACCCCAAAACGAAAAAGTGCGGATGCACCGGCTGTAAGTGCTTCGATTGCAGATGTGTTCACTGTTTCAAGGGCCAATGTCACTGTTTTGATTGTAAGTGCTCCGACTGCAAATGCTCCGATTGTAAGTGCTCCGACTGCGGATGTGTTCACTGTTTCAACAGCCAATCTCGCTGTTCTGACTGCAAATGCTCCCACTGCAAGTGCTCCGATTGTAAGTGTTCCGACTGCAAATCTAGCCACTGCTCTAATAACCAATGTCACTGTCCTGACTGCAAGTATACCCATCACTATAATACTCATTGCCGGTGTGTTGTTTGCAGATGCAGTCATTGCGAATGTTCCAGTTGCATTTGTAACGAAGAAAAACGTCCTATTCCAAGATTTAGACCTACTAACTGCAGATGTTCAAACTTTAGTTGTACAAACTATGAATGA
- the MFB1 gene encoding Mfb1p (similar to Saccharomyces cerevisiae MFB1 (YDR219C); ancestral locus Anc_8.430), whose amino-acid sequence MALIAKNLTELPITVLQRIFLYSNAEDLYSLSQSCIYFKLLLSQYKGTNASSISSMLFNHSASLLNKNKLLWMSTEQDGTISKSVISYLNNIKNIKHSSKEDDEEYDNITLISESLSTPVKNKHLLHKNELHPVSPTLSNASRSSPNSIFSDNEWDLSNDDTFNSIIASEEHKDRESSTDSILKLRDSKKVKDKKKFFEKLILKDNEVLTSEKLKRRVSSNDLVLLDENILPKSSNPRDISQKYLKEVQRINSNDSTENLGKNSENQRLKNKVKMYEKNIMQINASKGVSVNSGTLNHGRGRLQVIVTPDNKISYKKL is encoded by the coding sequence ATGGCACTTATAGCCAAAAACCTAACGGAGCTGCCTATTACTGTTTTACAAAGAATATTCCTATATTCAAATGCCGAAGATCTCTACAGCTTAAGTCAATCATGCATATACTTCAAGTTATTGTTAAGTCAATACAAAGGTACTAATGCATCGTCCATATCTAGTATGCTGTTCAATCATAGTGCTagtttattgaataaaaataagCTTCTTTGGATGAGTACTGAGCAGGATGGTACGATATCAAAGTCGGTGATAAGCTATTTAAATaacatcaaaaatattaaacACAGTTCGAAAGAGGATGACGAAGAATATGATAATATTACATTGATTAGTGAGTCACTTTCGACGCCTGTAAAGAATAAACATCTATTACATAAAAATGAACTTCATCCAGTGTCGCCAACTCTTTCGAATGCCTCTAGATCTTctccaaattcaatattttctgaTAATGAATGGGATCTTTCAAATGACGACACGTTCAATAGTATAATTGCATCGGAAGAACATAAAGACAGGGAATCAAGCACAGATTCTATATTAAAACTTAGAGATTCAAAAAAGGTTAAagataagaagaaattttttgaaaaactaaTACTCAAGGATAACGAAGTCTTGACATcagagaaattgaaaagaagagtaAGTTCTAACGATCTTGTCCTacttgatgaaaatattttaccaAAATCAAGTAATCCTAGAGATATATcgcaaaaatatttgaaagaagtccaaagaataaattcaaatgattcaaCTGAGAATCTAGGCAAGAATAGTGAAAAccaaagattgaaaaataaagtgAAAATGTATGAAAAGAACATCATGCAAATTAATGCCTCTAAAGGTGTCAGTGTGAACTCTGGAACTTTGAATCATGGTAGAGGTAGATTGCAGGTTATAGTGACACCAGATAATAAGATCTCGtacaaaaaattgtaa
- the SPR28 gene encoding septin SPR28 (similar to Saccharomyces cerevisiae SPR28 (YDR218C); ancestral locus Anc_8.428) has product MLNSEEIRRRKVAKKTTQLNLFLLGRSGAGKTTFLRNLVSNSNNINNSTTSNNINTPVDNEFSTNEKNEIDPSYTHLEQPLNFQMESIYLSTSPDVSPISLNITKTDIMNQLNNSNTPKRIKVFIQEKFDLYLENEIKIQRNESFKFGLNDSRIHVCLYFVDKELGELDIDILKEIHHLVNLFVVINKADRFNDSELKYLKSKIKQDLEKHNINMFKFNEDEYSNDLINPGNDKSAENPPIEDLLPFSIICGDNCDEKSNKLVRNYGWGAVDIEDYRYSDFIILKTILLESHLQDLKDITNEVLYEEYRTRKLLKKQSENTPNPAKKLPISEQAAISDVLDTFKENKPKHHLNETNNCNEVTDDEVFYRELKEKNKIIEAYQKKIGDLEKMIQNTSQDSSPTTKVSILQ; this is encoded by the coding sequence ATGCTAAACAGTGAAGAAATCAGGCGCCGAAAAGTGGCTAAAAAGACAACTCAATTGAATCTATTCTTATTAGGTCGTTCAGGCGCAGGAAAGACAACTTTTTTACGTAATTTAGTAagtaatagtaataacatTAATAACAGCACGacttcaaataatatcaatactCCTGTCGACAATGAGTTTTCgacaaatgaaaagaacGAAATTGACCCTTCATATACTCATTTGGAACAACCactaaattttcaaatggaATCCATATATTTAAGTACTTCTCCCGATGTTTCACCCATTTCGTTGAATATTACCAAAACTGATAtaatgaatcaattgaataatagCAATACTCCTAAGAGAATTAAAGTTTTCATTCAAGAGAAATTCGATTTATAtctagaaaatgaaatcaaaattcaaagaaatgaaagtttcaaatttgggTTGAACGACTCCAGAATTCACGTATGTTTATATTTTGTCGACAAGGAACTTGGTGAACTGGATATCGATATCCTCAAAGAAATTCACCATCTGGTCAATTTGTTTGTCGTAATCAATAAAGCTGACAGATTCAATGATTCagaattaaaatatttaaaatcGAAGATCAAACAAGATTTGGAAAAACACAACATCAATATGTTTAAATTCAACGAAGATGAGtattcaaatgatttaatCAATCCAGGTAATGATAAGTCCGCCGAGAACCCCCCTATTGAAGACCTTTTGCCATTTTCTATTATATGTGGTGATAACTGtgatgaaaaatctaaCAAACTTGTCCGAAATTATGGTTGGGGAGCAGTTGATATTGAGGACTATCGATATTctgattttattattttgaagacTATCTTATTAGAGAGTCATTTACAAGACTTGAAAGATATTACGAATGAAGTACTATATGAGGAGTATCGTACAAGAAAATTACTGAAAAAACAATCTGAAAACACGCCAAACCCTGCTAAGAAACTCCCCATTTCTGAACAAGCTGCAATTTCTGATGTTCTGGATacatttaaagaaaataaaccAAAACATCACTTAAATGAAACGAACAATTGTAATGAAGTCACTGACGATGAAGTTTTTTATAGAgaattgaaggaaaagaacaaaataattgaagcatatcagaagaagataggtgatttagaaaaaatgataCAAAACACTTCACAGGACTCTTCTCCAACGACAAAAGTCAGTATATTACAATag
- the KAFR0E02600 gene encoding uncharacterized protein (similar to Saccharomyces cerevisiae YDR222W and YLR225C; ancestral locus Anc_8.432), whose product MSGKTGDKVSFIPVEVVDPKEFKDSNSYKIIDNIKELSWNLPLHLSKTNKKHRLLSGIKSMNSKLETQTVYFIDLNSKISGFIQILYSNVMNGFYKGFQLNFKFFSCDKDVNQEFEIWESFKIDNVEFIKKHDDLYMGAVGNGISFKFHHGNDDHYMGTLRIKTNLRDRNIRFDLHVDLGDGFIINPNGSSIYLTKPVSIDNIDTIDKSVVKGYMRHLFVPKGKINGTIEYEKDKIKKTIELNEIPIAYLDAVQGLLPSKAAKRWNFMFFKSANYTILVIEYQTTPEYDNQKITMWSILHKDEIISIGSQVDNDEVVKFKQTQLDSTNGWRYPTAMSFNFRKSDTETYKLKLSKMNLVNRYDILGELPSIIRKLASGIANIKPFLYQYCQAARFMEEDGICIAESTFIS is encoded by the coding sequence ATGTCAGGTAAAACAGGGGATAAAGTGAGTTTTATTCCTGTGGAGGTAGTTGATCCTaaagaatttaaagattCAAATAGTTATAAGataattgataatatcaAAGAGTTGTCCTGGAATTTACCACTGCATCTTTCGAAGACGAATAAGAAGCATAGGCTTTTATCCGGGATTAAATCAATGAACTCCAAGCTTGAGACACAAACTGTATATTTCATTGAtctaaattcaaagatatctGGTTTTATTCAGATACTATATTCTAATGTAATGAATGGCTTCTATAAAGGATTCCAACTgaatttcaagtttttcaGTTGTGATAAAGATGTTAATCAAGAGTTTGAAATTTGGGAAAGTTTCAAGATAGACAATGTAGAATTCATAAAGAAACATGATGATCTTTACATGGGCGCCGTCGGCAACGGgatatctttcaaatttcatcatGGTAACGACGATCATTATATGGGTACATTGCGTatcaaaacaaatttaCGAGATAGGAACATCCGTTTTGATTTACATGTAGATTTGGGTGACGGATTTATAATAAATCCCAATGGAAGTAGCATATATTTGACTAAACCAGTTTCcattgataatattgataCGATAGACAAATCCGTGGTAAAAGGATACATGAGGCACTTATTTGTGCCGAAAGGTAAGATAAATGGTACCATAGAGTACGAGAAGGATAAGATTAAAAAAACgattgaattgaatgaaattcCAATTGCATATCTGGACGCAGTGCAAGGATTACTTCCAAGTAAAGCCGCCAAGAGATGGAATTTTATGTTTTTCAAGAGTGCGAATTATACAATATTGGTGATTGAATATCAGACTACACCGGAATATGATAATCAAAAGATCACAATGTGGTCTATTTTACATAAGGATGAGATTATATCCATCGGATCTCAAgttgataatgatgaagtaGTGAAATTCAAACAGACACAGCTTGACAGCACGAACGGATGGCGTTATCCAACAGCCATGTCATTCAATTTCCGCAAGAGTGACACAGAAACATACAAATTGAAGCTTAGCAAGATGAATCTGGTTAACAGATACGACATTTTAGGAGAATTGCCCTCGATCATCAGAAAGCTAGCATCGGGCATAGCCAATATCAAGCCATTCCTTTACCAATACTGCCAAGCTGCACGATTCATGGAAGAAGATGGCATCTGCATTGCAGAATCCACTTTTATTAGTTGA